One window of Toxotes jaculatrix isolate fToxJac2 chromosome 19, fToxJac2.pri, whole genome shotgun sequence genomic DNA carries:
- the riox1 gene encoding ribosomal oxygenase 1 isoform X1: MERKHMSAFALYQTLSTDVSPPAKKPSLQVATKKKKKKENGVAAKEVNTLKAQMKSERKKVRKKLPKAAQREASLKGNTEQKEECVNGNAEALDALLADLAKVNNSRDRASKLFQWLIHPIPVKAFFRETWEKKPILVQRKNPDYYKGLFSTAEFDRILREEDVQYGVNLDVTSYTNGKRETHNPPGRALPFTVWDFYESGCSLRMLNPQAFSSTVWNVLSILQEQFGSMAGANIYLTPPGTQGFAPHYDDIEAFVVQLEGKKHWRVYNPRTDDEVLPVHSSPNFDQADIGRPILEVVLEAGDLLYFPRGFIHQGDCLPDAHSLHITISSYQKNSWGDLLQKVVPAALEIAVEEDVEFRKGLPLDYLTYMGVQNSDKDDPRRTQFFSQIDKLMTKLKNYAPVDAAVDQKARDFIHDCLPPMLTPEELASSVQGAPARWECGQVIDVGARISTQTRVRILRAGCARLCSDGEAVHLYYTTDNSRVYHKEELKSFEIKPEVSIGRAVQSSCFVHGVLMMLSPPNDHNCFFFQHTDAIEFLIHSYPKFVTVGSFPCGSEDDRVNLAELLFEREIIHTAEPL; encoded by the exons ATGGAGAGGAAACACATGTCGGCTTTTGCTTTGTATCAAACCTTGTCAACAGACGTGTCTCCTCCTGCTAAAAAGCCTTCACTGCAG GTGGCCactaagaagaaaaagaaaaaggagaatgGAGTTGCAGCCAAAGAGGTCAACACACTGAAAGCCCAAATGAAGTCTGAAaggaagaaagtgagaaagaagcTCCCGAAGGCAGCACAAAGAGAGGCGAGccttaaaggaaacacagaa CAGAAGGAGGAGTGTGTAAATGGAAATGCTGAGGCTCTGGATGCTTTGCTGGCCGACCTGGCGAAAGTCAacaacagcagggacagagcgAGCAAACTGTTCCAGTGGCTCATTCACCCCATTCCTGTCAAAGCCTTCTTCAG GGAAACGTGGGAAAAGAAGCCCATTCTTGTTCAACGCAAGAATCCAGATTACTACAAAGGACTGTTCTCTACAGCAGAGTTTGATCGCATATTAAGAGAG GAGGATGTTCAGTACGGAGTGAACCTGGATGTCACGAGTTACACTAATGGAAAGAGGGAGACGCACAATCCTCCAGGGAGAGCTCTGCCGTTCACTGTGTGGGACTTCTATGAG AGTGGCTGCTCCCTTCGAATGCTGAATCCCCAGGCTTTCTCCTCCACCGTGTGGAACGTGTTGTCCATCCTTCAAGAGCAGTTTGGCAGCATGGCGGGAGCCAACAT ATACCTGACACCACCTGGAACGCAAGGCTTTGCTCCTCATTACGACGACATTGAGGCGTTTGTGGTCCAGCTGGAAGGCAAGAAACACTGGAGAGTGTACAACCCAAG gacggATGACGAGGTCTTGCCAGTACATTCAAGTC CGAACTTTGATCAGGCAGATATCGGGAGGCCGATCCTGGAAGTGGTGCTGGAAGCTGGAGATCTCCTCTACTTTCCCAGAGGATTCATCCACCAGGGTGACTGCCTGCCAGACGCTCACTCCCTGCACATCACCATCTCCTCTTACCAGAAGAACAGCTGGGGGGACCTGCTTCAGAAG gTGGTTCCAGCAGCACTTGAAATAGCAGTGGAGGAGGATGTGGAGTTCAGAAAAGGATTACCTCTGGACTACCTGACATACATGGGAGTACAGAATTCTGACAAG GATGACCCACGCAGGACTCAATTCTTCTCACAAATTGACAAACTGATGACGAAGCTCAAAAATTACGCCCCCGTCGATGCTGCTGTGGATCAGAAAGCCAGAGACTTCATCCATGACTGCCTGCCTCCTATGCTGACTCCAG AGGAGCTAGCTAGCAGTGTTCAAGGAGCACCTGCTAGGTGGGAATGTGGACAAGTCATTGATGTGGGTGCACGCATCAGTACTCAGACCCGGGTCAGAATCCTCCGTGCTGGATGTGCCAG GTTATGCAGTGATGGAGAAGCTGTTCATCTTTACTATACCACAGACAACTCCAGAGTTTACCACAAAGAGGAGCTCAAGAGTTTCGAAATAAAACCAGAGGTAAGCATTGGAAGGGCTGTGCAAAGCTCATGTTTTGTACATGGTGTCCTAATGATGTTGTCTCCGCCTAATGATCATAATTGTTTCTTCTTTCagcacacagatgccattgagTTTTTGATCCATTCTTATCCCAAATTTGTGACAGTAGGAAGCTTCCCATGTGGTTCTGAAGATGACAGG
- the extl3 gene encoding exostosin-like 3 produces MQRNGGGVGAGGQPWVLRRVRLTWLSFMLFFILVFFPLIAHYYLTTIDEAGGPDKRIFGPRPGGELCEAKHVQDLCRIRESVSEELLQLEAKRQELNGEIARLNLRIEACKRSIDSAKQDLLQLKNVISQTEHSYKELMAQNQPKLSLPVRLLPDKEDPGLPPPKSARSCRLRSCFDYGRCPLTSGFPVYVYDTGSYPWGDYLDPLVKQAFAASVKSNIYVTDNPSIACLYLVLVGELQEPSSSPLPSPSELEKQLKALPYWRSDGHNHVLVHLSRKSMTQNFLYNVSTGRAAVAQSTFLEQQYREGFDLVVSPLVHALSEPNFLEVPPQVPVKRKYLFTFQGERVESLRSSLQEAPPQSFEEEMEGDPPADYDDRIIGTLKAVQDSHLDQVLVEFTCKNPRPSLPTEWALCGEREDRLEVLKTSTFALVIAPGDGQLVASAGCGMRLFEALEVGAIPVVLGDHTRLPYHQFIRWSEAVILVPKPRVTELHFLLRSLSDNDMLAMRRQGRFLWETYFSTSENVLNTILASIRTSIQVPAAPIKEEPAHEIPHKAGKLAGTDANLADNGDLDLGPVETEPPYASPRFLRNFTYTAADTYRAWNRAPGPFHLFPHTPLDPVLPSEAKFLGSGTGFRPIGGGTGGSGKEFQAALGGNVPREQFTVVMLTYEREEVLMNSLERLNGLPYLNKVVVVWNSPKPPSDDLLWPDIGLPIVVVRTEKNSLNNRFLPWDAVETEAILSIDDDAHLRHDEIMFGFRVWREARDRIVGFPGRYHAWDVNHQSWLYNSNYSCELSMVLTGAAFFHKYYAYLYSYVMPQAIRDMVDEYINCEDIAMNFLVSHITRKPPIKVTSRWTFRCPGCPQALSHDDSHFHERHKCINFFVKVYGYMPLLYTQFRVDSVLFKTRLPHDKTKCFKFI; encoded by the exons ATGCAGCGTAACGGTGGTGGGGTGGGTGCGGGAGGCCAGCCGTGGGTGTTACGGCGTGTGCGTCTTACTTGGCTCAGTTTCATGCTCTTCTTTATCCTGGTCTTCTTCCCACTCATCGCCCACTACTACCTCACCACCATTGACGAAGCTGGAGGTCCCGATAAGCGCATCTTTGGGCCACGGCCCGGCGGTGAACTGTGCGAAGCCAAACACGTGCAGGATCTTTGCCGCATTCGCGAGTCAGTCAGCGAGGAGTTGCTGCAGCTGGAGGCCAAGAGGCAGGAGCTCAACGGGGAGATCGCCCGACTCAACTTGCGCATAGAGGCCTGCAAGCGCAGCATTGACAGCGCCAAGCAggatctgctgcagctgaagaatGTTATCAGCCAGACGGAGCATTCCTATAAAGAACTAATGGCTCAGAACCAGCCAAAGTTGTCGCTGCCTGTAAGGTTGCTGCCAGACAAGGAAGACCCAGGACTGCCACCACCCAAGTCTGCTCGTTCCTGCCGCCTGCGGTCCTGCTTCGACTATGGGCGCTGCCCTCTTACGTCTGGGTTCCCTGTGTACGTCTACGACACAGGCTCTTATCCATGGGGGGACTATCTTGACCCACTGGTGAAGCAGGCTTTTGCAGCATCAGTAAAGAGCAACATTTATGTGACTGATAACCCCAGCATCGCCTGTCTGTATTTGGTGCTGGTGGGGGAGCTACAagagccctcctcctccccactgCCATCTCCGTCAGAGCTGGAGAAGCAACTGAAAGCTCTTCCTTACTGGAGGTCTGATGGACACAACCATGTACTGGTGCATCTGTCTAGAAAGTCCATGACCCAGAACTTCCTGTATAATGTGAGCACAGGACGAGCAGCAGTCGCTCAGTCCACCTTTTTGGAGCAGCAGTACCGTGAGGGCTTTGACCTGGTCGTGTCCCCACTGGTTCATGCTCTCTCAGAACCAAACTTTTTGGAAGTGCCCCCTCAGGTTCCTGTAAAGAGGAAATACCTCTTCACCTTCCAGGGGGAGAGGGTGGAGTCACTGAGGAGCAGCTTACAGGAGGCGCCCCCTCAGTCTTTCGAGGAGGAAATGGAGGGAGACCCACCAGCCGACTACGACGATCGCATTATTGGCACCTTAAAGGCAGTGCAGGACAGCCACTTGGATCAGGTGCTGGTGGAGTTCACCTGCAAGAACCCACGGCCAAGTTTGCCAACTGAGTGGGCTCTTTGTGGTGAGAGGGAGGACAGACTGGAGGTGCTCAAGACTTCTACTTTTGCCCTGGTGATCGCTCCAGGAGATGGACAGCTGGTGGCCTCAGCAGGCTGTGGAATGAGGCTCTTTGAGGCCCTAGAGGTAGGGGCCATCCCTGTGGTGTTAGGGGACCACACCAGACTGCCGTACCACCAGTTTATCCGCTGGAGTGAAGCTGTCATTTTAGTCCCCAAGCCTCGTGTTACAGAGCTCCACTTCCTGCTGCGCAGCCTATCAGACAACGATATGCTAGCTATGAGGCGGCAGGGCCGCTTCCTGTGGGAGACCTACTTCTCTACCTCTGAGAATGTTCTCAACACCATCCTGGCCAGCATCAGAACCAGTATCCAGGTTCCCGCTGCACCCATCAAAGAGGAGCCCGCCCACGAGATTCCTCACAAAGCTGGGAAGTTGGCAGGAACGGATGCCAACCTGGCTGACAATGGTGATCTGGATTTGGGTCCTGTCGAGACAGAGCCCCCCTACGCTTCTCCACGCTTTCTCCGCAACTTCACATACACAGCTGCAGATACCTATAGAGCATGGAACCGGGCCCCAGGGCCTTTCCATCTGTTTCCTCACACTCCTCTAGACCCTGTGTTGCCCTCTGAAGCCAAATTCCTTGGCTCTGGTACTGGTTTCAGGCCTATAGGTGGAGGTACGGGAGGCTCGGGGAAGGAGTTTCAGGCAGCCTTAGGAGGAAACGTGCCACGAGAGCAGTTCACCGTGGTCATGCTGACatatgagagagaggaggtgctGATGAACTCTCTGGAGAGGTTGAATGGACTGCCATACCTTAACAAGGTAGTGGTGGTGTGGAATTCACCCAAGCCTCCTTCAGATGACCTGTTGTGGCCCGACATCGGCCTGCCCATCGTG GTTGTGcgcacagagaaaaacagcctcaACAACCGCTTCCTTCCCTGGGATGCCGTGGAAACCGAGGCCATTCTGTCGATTGATGATGATGCTCATCTCCGCCATGATGAGATCATGTTCGGGTTCAG AGTGTGGCGTGAGGCCAGAGATCGCATCGTGGGTTTCCCTGGGAGGTATCACGCGTGGGACGTCAACCATCAGTCGTGGCTCTACAACTCCAACTACTCCTGTGAGCTCTCCATGGTCCTGACAGGAGCTGCTTTCTTCCATAAG TACTACGCCTATTTGTACTCCTACGTGATGCCCCAGGCCATCAGGGACATGGTGGACGAGTACATAAACTGCGAGGACATCGCCATGAACTTCCTGGTTTCTCACATCACCCGCAAACCACCCATCAAG GTAACGTCTCGCTGGACTTTCCGTTGTCCGGGCTGCCCTCAGGCCCTTTCACACGATGACTCGCATTTCCACGAGCGCCACAAGTGCATCAACTTCTTTGTCAAAGTATACGGCTACATGCCACTGCTGTACACACAGTTTCGCGTGGACTCGGTGCTGTTTAAGACCCGTTTACCCCATGATAAGACCAAGTGCTTCAAGTTCATCTAG
- the riox1 gene encoding ribosomal oxygenase 1 isoform X2 codes for MERKHMSAFALYQTLSTDVSPPAKKPSLQVATKKKKKKENGVAAKEVNTLKAQMKSERKKVRKKLPKAAQREASLKGNTEKEECVNGNAEALDALLADLAKVNNSRDRASKLFQWLIHPIPVKAFFRETWEKKPILVQRKNPDYYKGLFSTAEFDRILREEDVQYGVNLDVTSYTNGKRETHNPPGRALPFTVWDFYESGCSLRMLNPQAFSSTVWNVLSILQEQFGSMAGANIYLTPPGTQGFAPHYDDIEAFVVQLEGKKHWRVYNPRTDDEVLPVHSSPNFDQADIGRPILEVVLEAGDLLYFPRGFIHQGDCLPDAHSLHITISSYQKNSWGDLLQKVVPAALEIAVEEDVEFRKGLPLDYLTYMGVQNSDKDDPRRTQFFSQIDKLMTKLKNYAPVDAAVDQKARDFIHDCLPPMLTPEELASSVQGAPARWECGQVIDVGARISTQTRVRILRAGCARLCSDGEAVHLYYTTDNSRVYHKEELKSFEIKPEVSIGRAVQSSCFVHGVLMMLSPPNDHNCFFFQHTDAIEFLIHSYPKFVTVGSFPCGSEDDRVNLAELLFEREIIHTAEPL; via the exons ATGGAGAGGAAACACATGTCGGCTTTTGCTTTGTATCAAACCTTGTCAACAGACGTGTCTCCTCCTGCTAAAAAGCCTTCACTGCAG GTGGCCactaagaagaaaaagaaaaaggagaatgGAGTTGCAGCCAAAGAGGTCAACACACTGAAAGCCCAAATGAAGTCTGAAaggaagaaagtgagaaagaagcTCCCGAAGGCAGCACAAAGAGAGGCGAGccttaaaggaaacacagaa AAGGAGGAGTGTGTAAATGGAAATGCTGAGGCTCTGGATGCTTTGCTGGCCGACCTGGCGAAAGTCAacaacagcagggacagagcgAGCAAACTGTTCCAGTGGCTCATTCACCCCATTCCTGTCAAAGCCTTCTTCAG GGAAACGTGGGAAAAGAAGCCCATTCTTGTTCAACGCAAGAATCCAGATTACTACAAAGGACTGTTCTCTACAGCAGAGTTTGATCGCATATTAAGAGAG GAGGATGTTCAGTACGGAGTGAACCTGGATGTCACGAGTTACACTAATGGAAAGAGGGAGACGCACAATCCTCCAGGGAGAGCTCTGCCGTTCACTGTGTGGGACTTCTATGAG AGTGGCTGCTCCCTTCGAATGCTGAATCCCCAGGCTTTCTCCTCCACCGTGTGGAACGTGTTGTCCATCCTTCAAGAGCAGTTTGGCAGCATGGCGGGAGCCAACAT ATACCTGACACCACCTGGAACGCAAGGCTTTGCTCCTCATTACGACGACATTGAGGCGTTTGTGGTCCAGCTGGAAGGCAAGAAACACTGGAGAGTGTACAACCCAAG gacggATGACGAGGTCTTGCCAGTACATTCAAGTC CGAACTTTGATCAGGCAGATATCGGGAGGCCGATCCTGGAAGTGGTGCTGGAAGCTGGAGATCTCCTCTACTTTCCCAGAGGATTCATCCACCAGGGTGACTGCCTGCCAGACGCTCACTCCCTGCACATCACCATCTCCTCTTACCAGAAGAACAGCTGGGGGGACCTGCTTCAGAAG gTGGTTCCAGCAGCACTTGAAATAGCAGTGGAGGAGGATGTGGAGTTCAGAAAAGGATTACCTCTGGACTACCTGACATACATGGGAGTACAGAATTCTGACAAG GATGACCCACGCAGGACTCAATTCTTCTCACAAATTGACAAACTGATGACGAAGCTCAAAAATTACGCCCCCGTCGATGCTGCTGTGGATCAGAAAGCCAGAGACTTCATCCATGACTGCCTGCCTCCTATGCTGACTCCAG AGGAGCTAGCTAGCAGTGTTCAAGGAGCACCTGCTAGGTGGGAATGTGGACAAGTCATTGATGTGGGTGCACGCATCAGTACTCAGACCCGGGTCAGAATCCTCCGTGCTGGATGTGCCAG GTTATGCAGTGATGGAGAAGCTGTTCATCTTTACTATACCACAGACAACTCCAGAGTTTACCACAAAGAGGAGCTCAAGAGTTTCGAAATAAAACCAGAGGTAAGCATTGGAAGGGCTGTGCAAAGCTCATGTTTTGTACATGGTGTCCTAATGATGTTGTCTCCGCCTAATGATCATAATTGTTTCTTCTTTCagcacacagatgccattgagTTTTTGATCCATTCTTATCCCAAATTTGTGACAGTAGGAAGCTTCCCATGTGGTTCTGAAGATGACAGG
- the riox1 gene encoding ribosomal oxygenase 1 isoform X3, with translation MERKHMSAFALYQTLSTDVSPPAKKPSLQVATKKKKKKENGVAAKEVNTLKAQMKSERKKVRKKLPKAAQREASLKGNTEQKEECVNGNAEALDALLADLAKVNNSRDRASKLFQWLIHPIPVKAFFRETWEKKPILVQRKNPDYYKGLFSTAEFDRILREEDVQYGVNLDVTSYTNGKRETHNPPGRALPFTVWDFYESGCSLRMLNPQAFSSTVWNVLSILQEQFGSMAGANIYLTPPGTQGFAPHYDDIEAFVVQLEGKKHWRVYNPRTDDEVLPVHSSPNFDQADIGRPILEVVLEAGDLLYFPRGFIHQGDCLPDAHSLHITISSYQKNSWGDLLQKVVPAALEIAVEEDVEFRKGLPLDYLTYMGVQNSDKDDPRRTQFFSQIDKLMTKLKNYAPVDAAVDQKARDFIHDCLPPMLTPEELASSVQGAPARWECGQVIDVGARISTQTRVRILRAGCARLCSDGEAVHLYYTTDNSRVYHKEELKSFEIKPEHTDAIEFLIHSYPKFVTVGSFPCGSEDDRVNLAELLFEREIIHTAEPL, from the exons ATGGAGAGGAAACACATGTCGGCTTTTGCTTTGTATCAAACCTTGTCAACAGACGTGTCTCCTCCTGCTAAAAAGCCTTCACTGCAG GTGGCCactaagaagaaaaagaaaaaggagaatgGAGTTGCAGCCAAAGAGGTCAACACACTGAAAGCCCAAATGAAGTCTGAAaggaagaaagtgagaaagaagcTCCCGAAGGCAGCACAAAGAGAGGCGAGccttaaaggaaacacagaa CAGAAGGAGGAGTGTGTAAATGGAAATGCTGAGGCTCTGGATGCTTTGCTGGCCGACCTGGCGAAAGTCAacaacagcagggacagagcgAGCAAACTGTTCCAGTGGCTCATTCACCCCATTCCTGTCAAAGCCTTCTTCAG GGAAACGTGGGAAAAGAAGCCCATTCTTGTTCAACGCAAGAATCCAGATTACTACAAAGGACTGTTCTCTACAGCAGAGTTTGATCGCATATTAAGAGAG GAGGATGTTCAGTACGGAGTGAACCTGGATGTCACGAGTTACACTAATGGAAAGAGGGAGACGCACAATCCTCCAGGGAGAGCTCTGCCGTTCACTGTGTGGGACTTCTATGAG AGTGGCTGCTCCCTTCGAATGCTGAATCCCCAGGCTTTCTCCTCCACCGTGTGGAACGTGTTGTCCATCCTTCAAGAGCAGTTTGGCAGCATGGCGGGAGCCAACAT ATACCTGACACCACCTGGAACGCAAGGCTTTGCTCCTCATTACGACGACATTGAGGCGTTTGTGGTCCAGCTGGAAGGCAAGAAACACTGGAGAGTGTACAACCCAAG gacggATGACGAGGTCTTGCCAGTACATTCAAGTC CGAACTTTGATCAGGCAGATATCGGGAGGCCGATCCTGGAAGTGGTGCTGGAAGCTGGAGATCTCCTCTACTTTCCCAGAGGATTCATCCACCAGGGTGACTGCCTGCCAGACGCTCACTCCCTGCACATCACCATCTCCTCTTACCAGAAGAACAGCTGGGGGGACCTGCTTCAGAAG gTGGTTCCAGCAGCACTTGAAATAGCAGTGGAGGAGGATGTGGAGTTCAGAAAAGGATTACCTCTGGACTACCTGACATACATGGGAGTACAGAATTCTGACAAG GATGACCCACGCAGGACTCAATTCTTCTCACAAATTGACAAACTGATGACGAAGCTCAAAAATTACGCCCCCGTCGATGCTGCTGTGGATCAGAAAGCCAGAGACTTCATCCATGACTGCCTGCCTCCTATGCTGACTCCAG AGGAGCTAGCTAGCAGTGTTCAAGGAGCACCTGCTAGGTGGGAATGTGGACAAGTCATTGATGTGGGTGCACGCATCAGTACTCAGACCCGGGTCAGAATCCTCCGTGCTGGATGTGCCAG GTTATGCAGTGATGGAGAAGCTGTTCATCTTTACTATACCACAGACAACTCCAGAGTTTACCACAAAGAGGAGCTCAAGAGTTTCGAAATAAAACCAGAG cacacagatgccattgagTTTTTGATCCATTCTTATCCCAAATTTGTGACAGTAGGAAGCTTCCCATGTGGTTCTGAAGATGACAGG